The Chryseobacterium sp. 52 genome includes a region encoding these proteins:
- a CDS encoding Fic/DOC family protein: MKYEIPREESEILPNKLGLKTLQDIGVSEFEGFLQAEIILTESLRSRTKFDTKYILKIHKLALSHLYTFAGKYRNVNLSKGGFLFSSAKFLSESMKQFEDEILLKLPSDYKDRETLIRDVATVHGELLFIHPFREGNGRTARILANLMVRKAGFDPLKFEKITEKKVEEYINAVQSSAVKNHEPMIGLIGQILPS, translated from the coding sequence ATGAAATATGAAATTCCGAGAGAAGAATCTGAAATATTACCTAATAAGTTAGGATTAAAAACACTGCAGGATATAGGTGTTTCTGAATTTGAAGGTTTTTTGCAAGCTGAGATTATATTAACTGAAAGTCTCCGTAGCCGTACTAAATTTGATACGAAGTATATACTGAAAATTCATAAATTGGCATTATCACATTTATATACCTTTGCAGGAAAGTATCGTAATGTAAATCTTTCAAAAGGAGGCTTTCTTTTTTCTTCTGCAAAATTTCTGTCAGAATCAATGAAGCAATTTGAAGATGAAATCTTGTTAAAACTACCATCTGATTATAAAGATAGAGAAACTTTAATAAGAGATGTTGCTACAGTACATGGTGAATTGCTTTTTATACATCCATTTAGAGAAGGTAATGGTAGAACAGCCCGTATACTTGCGAATCTTATGGTTAGAAAAGCAGGGTTTGATCCTTTAAAATTTGAAAAAATAACAGAAAAAAAAGTTGAAGAATATATAAATGCAGTTCAAAGTTCTGCTGTAAAAAATCATGAGCCAATGATCGGGCTTATTGGGCAGATTTTGCCATCTTAG
- a CDS encoding flavin monoamine oxidase family protein — protein MNKNTPLNSGMKPDLKIEVAIIGAGTSGLYTAYRLVTDKKFTADQVQIFDMNNKLGGRLESVVMPGMNFWGELGGMRYLTSQDIVTTLIEGYVPTKADPEKRIPVLKDIMTPVDFPMGESSKLYMYLRKDRCKQDAWTVAQDKNEKLLTRYYLNDDDLGFSSDQLFNKIIYDVLMADSWVAGKYGDKIKKGDSIYDYSFELNSRDWDDIKPKLIYNFPNSPYDQRKVNDLGFWNLIKDQVSQEGYEFLANGGGYYSNTINWNSAEAFPYMVGDFSAGTKYKTIEEGYDSIAYALANSYMENDGACIWSENKLLTFTKEHPLAHTHKYQLTFLNLKTNDKWKVYANQLVLAMPRKSLELLDQNNFFFDVNENSVLNENIRSVIMEPAFKILMGFEYPWWRDIGIDSGHSITDLPMRQCYYFGTDSQTNNSMLLGSYGDMDTQTFWKALTDDKVLFEVRAAKSASLKELHELDDVQATQLMVSELMNQLRELHGPEVTIPDPYVTYFKDWTDDPFGAGYHAWKAGFSVESVMPYMRKPVADEQIHICGEAYSDQQGWVEGAFCEAEKMLQEYFGLDRPYWLSPDYYLGW, from the coding sequence ATGAATAAAAATACACCTTTAAATTCAGGAATGAAACCTGATTTAAAAATAGAAGTAGCCATTATTGGTGCCGGAACTTCCGGATTATACACTGCCTACCGTTTGGTAACTGATAAAAAGTTTACCGCTGACCAGGTACAGATCTTTGACATGAACAATAAGCTAGGCGGAAGGCTGGAATCGGTTGTTATGCCGGGAATGAATTTCTGGGGTGAATTGGGTGGTATGCGTTATCTGACTTCCCAGGACATTGTAACGACGTTAATTGAAGGATATGTTCCTACAAAAGCAGATCCTGAAAAACGTATTCCTGTTCTGAAAGATATCATGACGCCTGTTGATTTCCCTATGGGCGAATCATCAAAGCTGTATATGTATCTTCGGAAAGATCGTTGTAAACAAGATGCCTGGACAGTTGCTCAGGACAAAAATGAAAAACTGCTCACCCGGTATTATCTGAATGATGATGATCTTGGTTTCAGTTCGGATCAGCTGTTCAATAAAATTATTTACGATGTTTTAATGGCTGATTCCTGGGTTGCCGGAAAGTATGGTGATAAAATAAAAAAAGGAGATTCTATCTACGATTACTCTTTTGAATTAAACAGCAGAGACTGGGATGATATAAAACCTAAACTGATCTACAATTTTCCAAATTCTCCTTATGACCAACGTAAAGTGAATGATTTAGGATTCTGGAATTTAATCAAAGATCAGGTTTCACAGGAGGGGTATGAATTTTTAGCAAATGGCGGTGGTTATTATTCCAATACCATTAACTGGAATTCAGCAGAAGCGTTTCCTTATATGGTTGGAGATTTTTCGGCAGGAACAAAGTACAAAACCATTGAAGAAGGCTATGACAGCATCGCTTATGCGCTGGCCAATTCTTATATGGAGAATGATGGGGCGTGCATCTGGTCTGAAAATAAACTGCTTACTTTCACAAAAGAGCATCCTTTAGCGCACACTCACAAATACCAGCTGACGTTTCTTAACCTGAAAACCAATGACAAATGGAAAGTGTATGCGAATCAGTTAGTTCTTGCCATGCCGAGAAAATCTTTGGAGCTTCTGGATCAGAATAATTTCTTTTTCGATGTGAATGAAAATTCTGTTCTGAATGAGAATATCCGTTCTGTGATTATGGAACCTGCCTTTAAAATATTAATGGGCTTTGAATATCCATGGTGGAGAGATATAGGAATTGATTCCGGGCATTCCATTACGGACTTACCTATGAGACAATGTTATTATTTCGGCACTGATTCTCAAACGAACAATTCAATGCTGTTGGGCAGTTACGGAGATATGGACACGCAAACGTTCTGGAAAGCACTGACCGATGATAAAGTACTTTTTGAAGTAAGAGCTGCCAAATCAGCTTCACTGAAAGAACTGCATGAACTGGATGATGTTCAGGCAACCCAATTAATGGTGAGTGAACTCATGAATCAGCTCCGTGAACTGCACGGTCCGGAAGTAACGATACCAGATCCTTATGTAACGTATTTTAAAGACTGGACAGATGATCCTTTCGGAGCTGGATATCACGCCTGGAAAGCTGGTTTCTCTGTTGAAAGTGTAATGCCTTATATGAGAAAACCGGTCGCTGACGAACAGATTCACATTTGTGGAGAGGCATATTCTGATCAGCAGGGCTGGGTAGAAGGTGCTTTCTGCGAGGCTGAAAAAATGCTGCAGGAATATTTTGGATTAGACCGTCCTTACTGGCTGAGCCCTGATTATTATCTGGGGTGGTAG
- a CDS encoding vWA domain-containing protein: MTNKDFNFHKGFTFSKHIPEEISHFDRIFDVFKDLLTHTSGDIEEAFEWLDMLDKEYDIFNEEYSLEDFEEDLKKRGYIKEEDDPKDGSSGTGKGKNILTAKLESALREYALDQIFGKLKKSGVGNHRTNKTGVGDERDGENRSYQYGDDLSTVNMTESLKNSQINNGISDLRLTEDDLIVEETKHKAQMSTVLMIDISHSMVLYGEDRITPAKKVAMALVELINRKYPKDSIDIIVFGNEAWPIKIKDLPYLKVGPYHTNTVAGLELAMDILRRKRNTNKQIFMITDGKPSCIQLPSGEFYMNSNGLDEMIVSQCLNKAAQARKLKIPITTFMIAQDPYLRKFVEVFTAQNKGKAFLTGLSGLGEMIFEDYEKNRIKRI; encoded by the coding sequence ATGACGAATAAAGATTTTAATTTTCACAAAGGTTTTACGTTCAGTAAACATATTCCTGAAGAGATATCCCATTTTGACCGGATCTTCGATGTTTTCAAAGATCTGCTTACCCATACTTCCGGTGATATTGAGGAGGCTTTTGAGTGGCTCGATATGCTTGATAAAGAATATGACATTTTCAACGAAGAATATTCTCTGGAGGATTTTGAGGAAGATTTAAAAAAACGCGGTTACATTAAGGAGGAAGATGATCCTAAAGATGGCAGTTCAGGAACAGGAAAGGGTAAAAATATCCTGACCGCCAAGCTGGAATCTGCTTTGCGGGAGTATGCTTTAGACCAGATTTTCGGTAAGCTGAAAAAAAGTGGCGTAGGAAACCACCGGACCAACAAAACAGGGGTTGGTGATGAGCGGGATGGTGAAAATCGTTCCTATCAATATGGAGATGATCTATCCACGGTGAATATGACCGAAAGCTTAAAAAATTCTCAGATCAATAATGGAATTTCAGATCTTCGTCTGACGGAGGATGATCTTATAGTGGAAGAAACAAAGCATAAGGCTCAAATGAGTACGGTATTGATGATTGACATCAGCCACTCAATGGTTTTGTACGGAGAAGACCGCATCACGCCTGCCAAAAAAGTAGCGATGGCGCTGGTGGAATTAATTAACAGAAAATACCCTAAAGATTCCATTGATATTATTGTTTTCGGAAATGAAGCCTGGCCGATTAAAATCAAAGACCTTCCCTACCTGAAAGTAGGACCTTATCATACCAATACCGTGGCAGGATTGGAACTGGCAATGGATATTCTCCGCAGAAAAAGAAATACCAACAAACAGATCTTTATGATCACCGATGGAAAGCCAAGCTGTATTCAGTTACCTAGCGGAGAGTTTTATATGAACAGCAATGGTTTGGATGAAATGATTGTTTCCCAATGCCTTAACAAAGCAGCACAGGCCAGAAAACTGAAAATCCCTATCACCACCTTTATGATTGCTCAGGATCCTTATCTGCGGAAGTTTGTGGAAGTATTTACTGCTCAGAATAAAGGAAAAGCCTTTTTAACAGGTCTTTCAGGTTTAGGGGAAATGATTTTTGAAGATTACGAAAAGAACAGGATAAAGAGAATATGA
- a CDS encoding LytR/AlgR family response regulator transcription factor: protein MNILIIEDEARIARRLQRMTAEFFANKPAEIIICDSLQKGLDEISSQVPDLLLLDLNLNGDNGFEVLEQMVAASFHTIIVSANIDKAITAFAYGVLDFVPKPFDQDRLFKALTRFVSPASKPDEGIKYLAVKRAGQVRLISIAEIVYIKGAGIYTELHLSNGQNELHDKSLELLQQLLPNGFERIHKSYLVNFQQIEKILINPGTRYGAQLKTGEMLPVGRSKYKELKNKMI, encoded by the coding sequence ATGAATATACTGATCATAGAAGACGAAGCCAGGATTGCCCGTCGTTTGCAGCGCATGACAGCTGAATTCTTTGCCAATAAGCCTGCTGAAATTATAATCTGTGATTCCCTGCAAAAGGGACTTGATGAAATTTCATCCCAGGTTCCGGATTTACTGCTCCTGGATCTGAACCTCAATGGGGACAATGGTTTTGAGGTATTGGAACAGATGGTGGCCGCTTCTTTTCATACGATTATTGTTTCTGCCAATATTGATAAAGCCATTACTGCTTTTGCTTATGGCGTGCTTGATTTTGTCCCTAAACCTTTTGATCAGGACAGGCTTTTTAAAGCTTTGACCCGGTTTGTAAGCCCCGCATCAAAACCGGATGAAGGAATTAAATATCTGGCGGTGAAAAGAGCGGGACAGGTTCGCCTGATCAGTATTGCAGAAATAGTCTACATTAAGGGAGCCGGAATTTACACTGAACTGCATCTCAGCAATGGTCAAAATGAGCTCCATGATAAGTCGCTTGAGCTTTTACAGCAATTGCTCCCCAATGGATTTGAGCGTATTCATAAATCTTACCTTGTCAATTTCCAACAGATCGAGAAAATACTCATCAATCCAGGCACCCGTTACGGAGCACAGCTTAAAACAGGTGAAATGCTTCCGGTGGGACGTTCAAAATATAAGGAGTTAAAAAATAAGATGATATAA
- a CDS encoding FAD-dependent oxidoreductase has product MNTENYDVIVIGGGAIGLATAYHLGKRKAKTLVLEQFTFVNQLGSSAGVSRQFRIPYPDEYMVQMALDAQPYWDELERETNTSLLDKVGTLWFGDPEVHSTEGNIAEAEKALQALNVPYTTLTSKEIEEKYHFRNLPENYTGLFQPDGASINFKATIETLLGLCQKEESVHLEENSPVFEIKQIGKLFEITTPKGIYITEKLAIIPGPYINSVINLLDFKIEATYWNMSSAYFRKTDPDIQYPTWFVFQNAEGENGNQFYGFPSVDWDYPEYIRVAPDFVIEPLEEPNDRSLIPNAQELAYTSEWVKTHMTGLSTEPEYTSTCLIALSTLPNKELLIDFAPSYVPNHKNIVVYATGWAAKFTPFLGKIMSDLTLDGHTDFDISPFQLGRKFFKAI; this is encoded by the coding sequence ATGAATACAGAAAACTACGACGTGATCGTCATTGGCGGAGGCGCTATAGGCTTAGCCACTGCATACCATCTCGGCAAACGAAAGGCAAAGACTTTAGTATTGGAACAGTTTACTTTTGTGAACCAGCTGGGAAGCTCTGCAGGGGTTTCGCGCCAGTTCCGGATTCCTTACCCGGACGAATATATGGTACAAATGGCTTTGGACGCTCAGCCGTATTGGGATGAATTGGAAAGGGAAACCAACACTTCATTGCTCGATAAAGTAGGTACGCTCTGGTTTGGAGACCCGGAAGTACATTCCACCGAAGGAAATATCGCAGAAGCCGAAAAGGCTTTACAAGCTTTAAATGTTCCTTATACGACTCTAACATCGAAAGAAATTGAAGAAAAATATCATTTCAGAAACTTACCTGAAAATTATACAGGATTGTTTCAGCCGGATGGTGCCAGCATCAATTTTAAAGCAACGATTGAAACGCTTTTAGGGTTGTGCCAAAAAGAAGAAAGTGTTCATTTGGAAGAGAATTCGCCTGTATTTGAGATCAAACAGATCGGTAAACTGTTTGAAATCACTACTCCAAAAGGGATTTATATCACTGAGAAACTGGCGATTATCCCCGGCCCTTACATCAACAGCGTTATCAATTTGCTGGATTTTAAAATAGAAGCTACCTATTGGAATATGTCTTCAGCTTATTTCAGAAAAACTGATCCTGATATCCAGTATCCGACCTGGTTTGTCTTTCAAAATGCAGAAGGCGAAAATGGCAATCAGTTTTATGGTTTCCCTTCGGTGGACTGGGATTATCCGGAATACATACGGGTTGCACCTGATTTCGTCATAGAACCTTTAGAAGAGCCGAATGACAGGTCATTAATTCCTAATGCTCAGGAACTGGCTTATACTTCTGAATGGGTGAAAACGCATATGACAGGATTAAGCACAGAACCGGAATATACTTCAACATGTCTCATCGCTTTGAGCACACTTCCGAATAAAGAACTGTTGATTGATTTTGCACCGAGTTATGTTCCCAATCATAAAAACATCGTGGTATATGCCACCGGTTGGGCCGCAAAATTCACTCCTTTCTTAGGGAAGATCATGTCTGACCTTACCCTAGACGGACACACAGATTTTGATATTTCTCCATTTCAATTAGGACGTAAATTCTTTAAAGCTATCTAA
- the glsA gene encoding glutaminase A, whose amino-acid sequence MNKNGFLISAKGICIAAFLSLNTVIHAQKTENISTISEKTLSSILEKNRTYYTQGKVADYIPELGKMDATAIAFSVVDKNGKVFNTGDVHKKFTMQSISKIIALMIAVSERGEANVFDKIGYFGSEKPFNHFANLETTGKPLNPMMNAGAILTTSLISGEGEKPFLKILDMVRYITKNQTIDYNTSVYESEKSTGHRNRGMFYLMKNNGLISGNEDQLDNYFKQCSIELTAEDLAKIGYFFANQCTRFDGDSTYKNVEIARLIESQMLTAGMYEFSGEYARTVGLPSKSGVGGGITVSVPGKMGIGVFSPALDQHGNSSAGYHMILDFVKQYNLSLF is encoded by the coding sequence ATGAACAAAAATGGTTTCTTAATCTCTGCAAAAGGAATTTGTATTGCAGCTTTTCTTTCCTTAAACACCGTAATACATGCTCAGAAAACTGAAAATATTTCAACAATTTCTGAAAAAACGTTAAGCAGTATTCTGGAAAAAAACAGAACTTATTATACACAGGGAAAAGTGGCTGACTATATTCCTGAACTGGGAAAAATGGATGCCACAGCTATTGCTTTTTCGGTGGTGGATAAAAATGGAAAAGTCTTTAATACGGGCGATGTTCACAAGAAGTTTACAATGCAGAGTATCTCCAAAATTATTGCATTAATGATCGCTGTGAGTGAAAGGGGAGAAGCCAATGTTTTTGATAAAATAGGCTATTTCGGATCCGAAAAACCTTTTAATCATTTTGCCAATCTTGAAACAACAGGAAAACCGCTTAATCCCATGATGAATGCAGGAGCAATTCTTACTACTTCTTTAATTTCCGGAGAGGGTGAAAAACCGTTTCTTAAAATATTGGACATGGTTCGGTATATCACAAAAAATCAGACAATTGATTATAATACATCCGTTTATGAATCAGAAAAATCTACCGGACACCGTAACCGTGGAATGTTTTATCTGATGAAAAACAACGGCTTGATTTCAGGAAATGAAGATCAGCTGGATAACTATTTTAAGCAGTGTTCCATTGAACTGACTGCCGAAGATCTGGCTAAAATTGGGTATTTCTTTGCCAATCAATGCACCAGATTTGATGGAGATTCTACCTATAAAAATGTAGAAATCGCAAGATTAATAGAATCACAGATGCTTACCGCAGGGATGTACGAATTTAGCGGAGAATATGCACGAACAGTAGGTTTACCAAGTAAATCCGGTGTGGGAGGAGGAATTACAGTAAGTGTTCCCGGAAAAATGGGAATTGGTGTTTTCAGCCCGGCCTTAGATCAGCATGGAAATTCCTCAGCAGGCTATCACATGATTTTAGATTTTGTGAAGCAGTATAATCTAAGTTTATTCTAA
- a CDS encoding glycosyl hydrolase, with product MKRRDFLKQSSLAASGLALANILPSYTYAGLIDESLPQYKSLFKIFTNPENQYRPFVRWWWNGNKIEKKELARELRILKEAGIGGVEINPISFPLRTDDMGRRSVEWLSDEWIELLRFTLEEARSLGITCDLLVGTGFPVGGDFLEGTERSQIVVSAVKKLKGPLETEFSLFDLYKEADPAITNPYSGRTLEMLEVKLVPDPLNHMDEVINLSDQIKNGRIKVSVPKGEYAVYALVKAEGFMSVIQGAPGGMGPVLNHYDTAAVKKYLNRMSDTIQQKIGPLAPRIRSFFIDSLETEGTNWSSDMMSEFKKRRGYDLYPYLPFVLFKIGSMGNTTGQNILYPVKMGTEFKKMMDRMRYDFELTKAEIFEERFVHTFAQWCKDNNIKSRAQAYGRGYFPLEGSFELDIPECETWLKYGIGEDISEEKFLQYPWHLGRGNTMINKLVSSAAHLKDKKLISSEELTNTDMVFNESLEILKIAGDQSTISGVTHPVFHGFNYSPPEAAFPGWITYGGYFNEKNTMWPYFKHYTDYRARLSAILQQATMFADIALLAPFADQWSVYGAQNEPFPTIVSPAYQALIWESIHQNGNACDYVSERVINDSDVKKGFLTYGKRKYHTLFLIEVHSLDTATAEKLYEFVSGGGRIFCIEATPDRSTGWTHYEKRDLEVQDWIRKMQTYPDRFVFINKPAADFMGWYKTIQVKYKITPYVKIQAPKTFVTQVRYQTDEAEIFLFNNSSSKHSTSLDITFEKNVIKHKQAWLWDAVTGKRFKLELVEGRLRINLGPADSKLMVFDHDKKGNSWKNSPLSRNNLTELNSKWDVEFRHYDGTVKKEELNKLTDLKKLPAYSHFAGTAIYRNTFELTDVKNKEHYLNLGTVYGICEVYVNGVEAGTQWFGRRIYPLNGLLREGVNDIEVKVVTVMGNYMKTLKDNVVAQYWTNLKKKDQPLQSMGLVGPVTVY from the coding sequence ATGAAAAGAAGAGATTTTTTGAAACAGAGTTCATTGGCAGCATCCGGTTTGGCTTTGGCGAATATATTGCCATCATATACCTATGCAGGGTTAATAGACGAAAGTTTACCCCAATACAAGTCACTGTTTAAAATATTCACTAACCCGGAAAACCAATACCGGCCATTTGTACGCTGGTGGTGGAATGGTAATAAAATAGAAAAAAAAGAACTGGCACGCGAACTCAGGATTTTGAAAGAAGCGGGTATAGGCGGGGTAGAAATTAACCCGATATCATTTCCTCTACGTACCGATGATATGGGAAGGCGAAGTGTAGAATGGCTAAGTGACGAATGGATCGAATTATTAAGATTCACTCTTGAAGAAGCCCGGTCACTGGGTATCACCTGCGATTTACTTGTAGGTACCGGATTTCCCGTGGGTGGCGATTTTCTGGAAGGGACGGAACGTTCACAGATTGTGGTTTCCGCTGTAAAAAAACTGAAAGGACCACTTGAAACAGAATTTTCCCTTTTTGATCTCTATAAAGAAGCTGATCCTGCCATTACCAATCCATATAGCGGAAGGACATTGGAAATGCTGGAGGTAAAACTTGTACCTGATCCGCTCAATCATATGGACGAAGTCATTAACCTGTCAGACCAGATTAAAAACGGAAGGATCAAAGTTTCAGTACCGAAAGGGGAGTACGCTGTTTATGCATTGGTAAAAGCAGAAGGCTTTATGAGTGTAATTCAAGGCGCTCCGGGCGGGATGGGACCTGTACTGAATCATTATGATACAGCTGCGGTAAAGAAATACCTCAACAGAATGAGCGACACAATTCAGCAGAAAATAGGACCGCTTGCTCCTAGGATCCGGTCTTTCTTCATCGACAGTCTGGAGACAGAAGGAACCAACTGGAGCAGCGATATGATGAGTGAATTTAAAAAGAGAAGAGGCTACGATTTATACCCTTATTTGCCATTTGTCCTGTTTAAAATCGGAAGTATGGGAAATACCACCGGACAAAATATTCTTTATCCGGTAAAAATGGGCACCGAGTTTAAAAAGATGATGGACCGGATGCGCTATGATTTCGAACTGACCAAAGCAGAAATATTCGAAGAAAGATTTGTCCATACTTTTGCGCAGTGGTGTAAAGACAATAATATAAAATCGAGAGCACAGGCATATGGACGGGGATATTTTCCACTGGAAGGAAGTTTTGAACTGGACATTCCAGAATGTGAAACGTGGCTGAAGTATGGAATAGGAGAAGATATCAGCGAAGAAAAATTCTTGCAGTATCCCTGGCATCTGGGAAGGGGAAATACCATGATCAATAAATTGGTTTCCTCCGCGGCCCATTTAAAGGACAAAAAGCTTATCAGTTCCGAAGAACTCACCAATACTGATATGGTTTTTAATGAATCGCTGGAAATTCTGAAAATAGCAGGAGACCAGAGTACCATATCCGGAGTTACCCATCCTGTTTTTCATGGATTTAATTACTCGCCGCCAGAGGCCGCTTTTCCCGGCTGGATTACCTATGGAGGATATTTCAATGAGAAGAATACAATGTGGCCGTATTTCAAGCATTATACAGATTACCGTGCAAGACTGTCTGCCATATTACAGCAGGCAACGATGTTTGCGGATATCGCCCTTTTGGCCCCTTTTGCCGATCAGTGGTCGGTATATGGAGCTCAGAATGAACCTTTCCCTACAATTGTATCACCGGCTTATCAGGCTTTGATATGGGAATCTATTCATCAGAACGGTAATGCCTGTGATTATGTTTCGGAGCGGGTGATTAATGATTCGGATGTGAAAAAAGGTTTCCTCACCTATGGCAAGAGAAAGTATCACACTTTATTTCTGATCGAAGTGCATAGTCTGGATACAGCTACGGCTGAGAAATTATATGAATTTGTAAGCGGTGGCGGAAGGATCTTCTGTATCGAAGCCACACCGGATAGGTCTACCGGCTGGACTCATTATGAAAAAAGAGACCTGGAAGTACAGGACTGGATCAGGAAAATGCAGACCTACCCGGATCGGTTTGTCTTCATCAACAAACCGGCAGCTGATTTCATGGGTTGGTATAAAACCATTCAGGTAAAATATAAAATTACGCCTTATGTAAAAATTCAGGCACCAAAGACCTTTGTCACACAAGTGCGGTATCAAACCGATGAAGCTGAAATTTTCCTGTTCAATAATTCAAGCAGTAAACACAGTACGTCGCTGGATATTACATTTGAGAAAAATGTTATTAAGCACAAACAAGCTTGGCTATGGGATGCTGTGACGGGCAAAAGATTTAAACTGGAACTGGTGGAAGGGCGTTTGCGTATTAACTTGGGTCCGGCTGATTCCAAACTGATGGTTTTTGATCATGATAAAAAAGGGAATTCCTGGAAAAATAGCCCCTTGAGCAGAAATAACTTAACAGAACTCAACAGTAAATGGGATGTGGAATTCAGACACTATGATGGCACCGTTAAAAAAGAGGAACTGAATAAGCTCACTGATCTGAAAAAGTTGCCCGCCTATTCTCATTTTGCAGGAACAGCGATATACCGCAATACATTTGAGTTAACAGATGTAAAAAATAAAGAACATTACCTGAACCTGGGAACTGTATATGGAATCTGTGAGGTATATGTTAATGGAGTAGAAGCGGGAACACAATGGTTCGGGCGGAGAATTTATCCTCTGAACGGCTTACTTCGGGAAGGCGTAAATGACATAGAAGTAAAAGTAGTTACTGTTATGGGAAACTATATGAAAACCCTTAAAGATAACGTAGTTGCACAATACTGGACGAACCTTAAAAAGAAAGACCAGCCACTACAGTCTATGGGACTGGTGGGTCCGGTGACTGTTTACTAA
- a CDS encoding rod shape-determining protein has product MGLFDMFTQEIAMDLGTANTLIIHNNKIVIDQPSIVAIDRTTGKPIAVGEQAKLMQGKTHENIKTVRPLKDGVIADFHASEHMIKEFIKQIPGIKGRFIQPALRIVICIPSGITEVEKRAVRDSALKVNAKEVKLIYEPMAAAIGAGIDVQNPEGNMIIDIGGGTTEIAVIALGGIVCDKSLKIAGDVFTNDIAYFLRSYYNLYVGERTAERIKIEIGSALEELDFPLEDIPVQGRDMITGKPKEIMVNYKEIFKALDKSIMRIEDAVMETLSLTPPELAADIYKTGIYLAGGGALLNGLADRIHRKTGLPVCVAEDPLRAVVRGTGIALKNINKFRFLMSS; this is encoded by the coding sequence ATGGGGCTATTTGATATGTTTACGCAGGAGATCGCAATGGATCTTGGAACCGCTAACACCTTGATTATACATAACAACAAAATCGTAATTGACCAGCCCTCCATCGTCGCTATAGACCGCACAACAGGAAAGCCTATTGCAGTTGGAGAACAGGCTAAACTGATGCAGGGGAAAACCCATGAAAATATTAAAACTGTACGTCCGTTAAAAGATGGAGTGATTGCAGACTTTCATGCTTCCGAGCACATGATTAAGGAATTCATTAAACAGATACCTGGAATTAAAGGCAGATTTATCCAACCTGCATTGAGAATTGTCATCTGTATTCCTTCCGGGATTACTGAGGTTGAAAAAAGAGCGGTTAGAGATTCCGCACTGAAAGTAAATGCCAAGGAGGTAAAACTGATCTATGAACCAATGGCAGCTGCTATTGGAGCAGGTATTGATGTTCAAAATCCTGAAGGAAATATGATCATTGATATAGGTGGAGGAACTACGGAAATCGCAGTGATTGCACTTGGCGGTATTGTCTGTGACAAATCCTTAAAAATTGCAGGAGATGTTTTCACCAATGATATTGCTTATTTTCTAAGATCTTACTACAATTTATATGTTGGGGAAAGAACTGCAGAAAGAATAAAAATTGAGATTGGTTCTGCACTGGAAGAGCTGGATTTTCCTTTGGAAGACATTCCTGTTCAGGGAAGAGATATGATCACCGGTAAGCCAAAAGAGATCATGGTGAATTATAAAGAAATTTTCAAAGCACTTGATAAATCGATTATGAGAATTGAAGATGCCGTGATGGAAACCCTTTCTCTGACTCCACCTGAGCTGGCAGCGGACATCTACAAAACAGGAATTTATCTTGCAGGAGGTGGCGCATTACTGAATGGGCTGGCAGACAGAATCCACAGAAAAACAGGATTACCTGTATGTGTTGCTGAAGATCCTTTAAGAGCCGTGGTTCGTGGAACCGGTATTGCTCTTAAAAACATCAATAAGTTCAGATTTCTTATGAGCAGTTAA